A region from the Haloarcula limicola genome encodes:
- a CDS encoding thiamine-phosphate synthase family protein, with protein sequence MSLRLPSEIVVQDVLPTLRVLLARELSAHDLTQQEVAAHLGVTQAAVSTYVNGDPDLEPRVADHPRTAETVERVAAGLADDEMDGYDALAAVLELVRAFEDRGPVCELHEEAMPELEGLGCDLCVRGANPELRREREVLDSVREASRVLATTPGIVGYVPNVGTNVGTALPGADAVSDVAAVPGRIYVMDGSVEVPANPEFGASKHVSTTILAATAVDPDRRGALNLATDDALLDAARARGLDLLEFEADYDDRGDRLRERFEDRGAVPDVLYHRGAFGIEPITYVLAETGAAAARLAAELVADAEE encoded by the coding sequence ATGTCCCTCCGGCTGCCGAGTGAAATCGTCGTGCAGGACGTGTTGCCGACGCTGCGCGTCTTGCTGGCGCGGGAACTCTCGGCGCACGACCTCACCCAACAGGAAGTCGCGGCGCATCTCGGCGTCACGCAGGCGGCCGTCTCGACGTACGTCAACGGCGACCCCGACCTCGAACCGCGCGTCGCGGACCACCCCCGAACCGCGGAGACGGTCGAACGGGTCGCCGCGGGACTGGCGGACGACGAGATGGACGGCTACGACGCGCTGGCGGCCGTGCTGGAACTTGTCCGCGCCTTCGAGGACCGCGGACCCGTCTGCGAACTCCACGAGGAGGCGATGCCGGAGTTAGAGGGGCTGGGCTGTGACCTCTGCGTCCGCGGCGCGAACCCGGAACTCCGCAGGGAACGCGAGGTCCTCGACAGCGTCCGCGAGGCGAGCCGCGTCCTCGCGACCACGCCCGGTATCGTCGGCTACGTCCCCAACGTCGGGACGAACGTCGGGACCGCCCTCCCCGGGGCCGACGCCGTCTCGGACGTGGCCGCCGTCCCCGGCCGCATCTACGTGATGGACGGCAGCGTCGAGGTGCCGGCGAACCCCGAGTTCGGCGCGTCGAAACACGTCTCCACGACGATTCTGGCCGCGACGGCCGTCGACCCCGACCGCCGCGGCGCGCTCAACCTCGCCACCGACGACGCGCTCCTCGACGCGGCCCGCGCGCGCGGCCTCGACCTGCTGGAGTTCGAGGCGGACTACGACGACCGCGGCGACCGCCTCCGCGAGCGGTTCGAGGACCGCGGCGCGGTCCCCGACGTGCTCTACCACCGCGGCGCATTCGGCATCGAACCGATCACCTACGTCCTCGCCGAGACGGGCGCTGCCGCCGCTCGCTTAGCCGCCGAGTTAGTCGCGGACGCGGAGGAATAG
- a CDS encoding CheF family chemotaxis protein, whose protein sequence is MSESVIADFVGQFNSEVSTRSDPIKGRVVLSQKRLVLAASEDDKLTIPLSSVFDVAIGQVPPDLGDFFDSTVTVAFEKNGRRLVAAIEAGDEKIEKFGTLLFKAIVNGTETTVKERARVGGRVTDDAQRTARLFLSPGTVEFRREDGTFAIDLETVSDFSRTTREVSGSKRPVLEVRHMQDGTAVTTMATLASPRKMSILGRYLRREYSELMEEIRSVDLTRDKKEVLVAMYSTGDMEGMPLANILGKDSAAVSMLLRDLDADNLVQDGPDGPTLTPKGKIVASRHLEDVNA, encoded by the coding sequence ATGTCGGAATCAGTCATCGCCGACTTCGTCGGCCAGTTCAACTCCGAGGTCTCCACCCGCAGCGACCCGATCAAGGGTCGGGTGGTCCTCTCACAGAAGCGACTGGTACTGGCCGCCAGCGAGGACGACAAGCTGACGATTCCGCTGTCATCGGTCTTCGACGTCGCCATCGGGCAGGTGCCCCCCGACTTGGGCGACTTCTTCGACTCGACGGTGACCGTCGCCTTCGAGAAGAACGGCCGCCGCCTCGTCGCCGCCATCGAGGCCGGCGACGAGAAGATCGAGAAGTTCGGCACGCTCCTGTTCAAGGCGATCGTCAACGGCACCGAGACGACGGTCAAGGAGCGAGCCCGCGTCGGCGGTCGCGTCACCGACGACGCCCAGCGGACCGCTCGCCTCTTTCTGTCTCCCGGGACCGTCGAGTTCCGCCGCGAGGACGGCACCTTCGCCATCGACTTAGAGACCGTCTCCGACTTCTCCCGAACCACTCGGGAAGTATCGGGCAGCAAACGCCCCGTTCTGGAGGTCCGGCACATGCAGGACGGCACCGCCGTCACGACGATGGCGACGCTCGCGTCCCCCCGGAAGATGTCGATCCTCGGCCGCTACCTCCGTCGGGAGTACTCCGAACTGATGGAGGAGATCCGGAGCGTCGACCTCACGCGGGACAAGAAGGAGGTGCTGGTCGCCATGTACTCGACCGGCGATATGGAGGGGATGCCCCTCGCCAACATCCTCGGGAAGGACTCCGCCGCGGTGTCGATGCTCCTGCGAGACCTCGACGCGGACAACCTCGTCCAGGACGGTCCGGACGGCCCGACGCTCACCCCGAAGGGGAAGATCGTCGCCAGCCGGCACCTGGAGGACGTCAACGCCTAG
- a CDS encoding DUF7112 family protein, producing MTERVPSDHEAIETHRVTVESVGRTDRPRVALPDAVGLQDGDVVSLALDGDGYYAAVETNIQGERGIAHVADNRRLAREREGENRLAEWVADGTVSLGGSAHLDVITDGTEYGLRTPGTRVVYTSTGGADSSLADIAEDVDG from the coding sequence GTGACGGAGCGCGTCCCGAGCGACCACGAGGCCATCGAGACCCACCGCGTCACCGTCGAATCGGTGGGCCGTACCGACCGCCCGCGGGTCGCTCTCCCCGACGCCGTCGGCTTACAGGACGGCGACGTCGTCAGCCTCGCCCTCGACGGCGACGGCTACTACGCCGCCGTCGAGACGAACATCCAGGGCGAGCGTGGTATCGCCCACGTCGCGGACAACCGCCGCCTCGCCCGCGAGCGCGAGGGCGAGAACCGCCTCGCCGAGTGGGTCGCGGACGGCACCGTCTCGCTCGGCGGCTCGGCGCACCTGGACGTGATTACCGACGGCACCGAGTACGGCCTGCGGACGCCCGGCACGCGCGTCGTCTACACCTCGACCGGCGGGGCCGACTCCTCGCTCGCCGACATCGCCGAGGACGTAGACGGGTAA
- a CDS encoding 30S ribosomal protein S6e: protein MAEFTVAVSDPEDGHTYQIDVDGQDANRFMGRELGDEVDGGAVGLDGYTLELTGGSDKAGRPMRSDVRGVSTTAIMSDGGVGFEPTTEGERKRITVRGREVSDETRQINAKIVGRGSDSVEDLLGDGDE, encoded by the coding sequence ATGGCTGAATTCACTGTCGCCGTCTCCGACCCGGAGGACGGCCACACGTACCAGATCGACGTCGACGGACAGGACGCCAACCGCTTCATGGGCCGCGAACTCGGCGACGAGGTCGACGGCGGCGCGGTCGGTCTCGACGGCTACACGCTCGAACTCACCGGTGGCTCCGACAAGGCCGGCCGACCGATGCGGTCGGACGTCCGCGGCGTCTCGACGACCGCTATCATGTCCGACGGCGGCGTCGGCTTCGAGCCGACCACCGAGGGCGAGCGCAAGCGCATCACCGTCCGCGGCCGCGAGGTCAGCGACGAGACGCGCCAGATCAACGCCAAGATCGTCGGCCGCGGCAGCGACTCCGTCGAGGACCTGCTCGGCGACGGCGACGAGTGA
- a CDS encoding dCTP deaminase, producing the protein MPDYGEYVTDIVHEPTQSDSPGFDLTVAEVFDVVEPGRIDFGGGELEPAETVPHRSAKRDPDDDYEWWTLREGQYLVEFNESLTGEGTVTFQPRTELLERGATHPTLTVAELPRVPLSVGGAGLRLKANARVSTIVDVEE; encoded by the coding sequence ATGCCCGACTACGGCGAATACGTCACCGATATCGTCCACGAGCCGACCCAAAGCGACAGCCCGGGCTTCGATCTTACGGTCGCCGAGGTGTTCGATGTGGTCGAACCCGGCCGCATCGACTTCGGCGGCGGCGAACTCGAACCCGCCGAAACCGTTCCGCACCGCAGCGCGAAACGCGACCCGGACGACGACTACGAGTGGTGGACGCTGCGCGAGGGGCAGTACCTCGTCGAGTTCAACGAGTCGCTCACCGGCGAGGGGACAGTAACGTTCCAGCCCCGAACCGAGTTGCTCGAACGCGGCGCGACTCACCCGACGCTCACCGTCGCGGAACTCCCCCGCGTACCGCTATCCGTCGGCGGCGCGGGACTGAGGCTCAAGGCCAACGCCCGCGTGAGCACCATCGTCGACGTCGAGGAGTGA
- a CDS encoding CPBP family intramembrane glutamic endopeptidase, translating into MAHDDTTLADSPRRLRAVGVAFGLLLAGLAVSVAFGIVFTVPLILFGTNVESPTAFLALAAVGQVAFLLVGYAYVRSRGGVRIRWPTRRDVQYAIGGLVGALVAAVVLSVVVTALGVAPEGSVFDDPIMADPRVALGLAALSVVLVAPAEELLFRGAIQGRLRESFGPAAAVGLASLVFGSTHLLNYTGSVVGALGGVAIVTVGGVIFGTIYERTGNLLVPVVAHGGYNAVLLVGTYLTL; encoded by the coding sequence ATGGCCCACGACGACACCACGCTCGCCGATTCGCCACGTCGACTCCGCGCCGTCGGGGTCGCGTTCGGACTGTTGCTCGCGGGACTGGCCGTCAGCGTCGCCTTCGGGATCGTGTTCACCGTACCGCTGATTCTGTTCGGGACGAACGTCGAGAGTCCGACGGCGTTTCTGGCGCTGGCCGCCGTCGGACAGGTGGCGTTCCTCCTCGTCGGCTACGCGTACGTCCGGTCGCGCGGCGGCGTCCGGATTCGATGGCCGACGCGGCGAGACGTACAGTATGCGATCGGCGGTCTCGTCGGCGCGCTCGTCGCCGCCGTCGTCCTCAGCGTCGTCGTCACGGCGCTCGGCGTCGCGCCGGAGGGGAGCGTCTTCGACGACCCCATCATGGCCGATCCGCGAGTGGCGCTCGGGCTGGCGGCGCTCTCCGTCGTGCTGGTCGCGCCGGCCGAGGAACTGCTCTTTCGCGGGGCGATTCAGGGCCGTCTGCGCGAATCGTTCGGTCCGGCAGCGGCGGTCGGGCTGGCGAGTCTCGTCTTCGGGTCGACGCATCTGCTGAACTACACCGGCTCCGTCGTCGGAGCGCTCGGCGGCGTCGCCATCGTCACCGTCGGCGGTGTCATCTTCGGGACGATTTACGAACGGACGGGTAATCTGCTGGTTCCCGTCGTCGCTCATGGCGGGTACAACGCCGTCCTGCTGGTCGGGACGTATCTCACGCTGTGA
- a CDS encoding 2Fe-2S iron-sulfur cluster-binding protein — protein sequence MVELAGVLGGAVLALTVVALHYAKGTGWEASEDISQEVLEQRAASVPETDFPEPYNRSIGGGGAAAIPAGGSEGELAEGEEGEAEEEEEGFDPDAIADDEVEYYEVEFAKEGETIEVASNEPLLEAGEDEGWDLPYACREGQCISCAGHIEDGPAEDYIRHSQNESLFEDDMEDGYCLTCVAYPVDDFTLETSESP from the coding sequence ATGGTTGAACTCGCAGGCGTCCTCGGCGGGGCCGTGCTCGCCCTCACCGTGGTGGCGCTCCACTACGCGAAAGGGACCGGCTGGGAGGCGTCGGAGGACATCTCCCAGGAGGTCTTAGAGCAGCGCGCCGCGTCGGTTCCGGAGACCGACTTCCCCGAACCGTACAACCGCTCCATCGGCGGTGGCGGTGCGGCCGCGATCCCCGCCGGCGGCAGCGAGGGCGAACTCGCCGAAGGTGAGGAAGGGGAAGCCGAAGAAGAAGAGGAGGGCTTCGACCCCGACGCGATCGCCGACGACGAGGTCGAGTACTACGAGGTCGAGTTCGCGAAGGAGGGCGAGACCATCGAGGTCGCCAGCAACGAGCCGCTGCTCGAAGCGGGCGAAGACGAGGGCTGGGACCTGCCCTACGCCTGCCGAGAGGGCCAGTGTATCTCCTGTGCCGGCCACATCGAGGACGGCCCGGCCGAGGACTACATCCGCCACAGCCAGAACGAGTCCCTGTTCGAAGACGACATGGAGGACGGCTACTGTCTCACCTGCGTCGCCTACCCCGTCGACGACTTCACGCTCGAAACCAGCGAGTCGCCGTAA
- the gnd gene encoding phosphogluconate dehydrogenase (NAD(+)-dependent, decarboxylating) → MELGVIGLGRMGRIVVDRVLDAGHDVAVFDIDDDAVADAADAGARPADTIPDLTESLGEDKRIWLMVPAGDPVDAALDELAPHVDGDDVVVDGGNSHFEDSVRRADSTDAAYLDCGTSGGPAGAELGFSLMVGGPQWAYDELEPVFDAVATGPAGHDRMGPAGSGHYVKMVHNGVEYALMQTYGEGFELLANGRYDLDLEAVARTWNNGAVIRSWLLELCEEAFREEGVDLGTVADRVEGGSTGTWTVQEALEQEVPVPLIYQALAERFGSRADDGRFARRLASRLRYGFGRHDVPRRE, encoded by the coding sequence ATGGAACTTGGCGTCATCGGACTCGGACGCATGGGACGGATCGTCGTCGACCGCGTACTCGACGCGGGCCACGACGTGGCGGTCTTCGACATCGACGACGACGCGGTCGCCGACGCCGCCGACGCGGGCGCGCGCCCGGCAGACACCATCCCGGACCTCACGGAGTCGCTGGGCGAGGACAAGCGCATCTGGCTGATGGTGCCCGCCGGCGACCCGGTCGACGCCGCGCTCGACGAACTCGCGCCTCACGTCGACGGCGACGACGTCGTCGTCGACGGCGGGAATTCCCACTTCGAGGACTCGGTCCGACGCGCCGACTCGACCGACGCCGCCTACCTCGACTGCGGCACCTCCGGCGGTCCCGCCGGCGCGGAACTGGGCTTCTCGCTGATGGTCGGCGGCCCGCAGTGGGCCTACGACGAGCTCGAACCGGTCTTCGACGCCGTAGCGACCGGCCCGGCGGGCCACGACCGGATGGGGCCGGCGGGGTCGGGCCACTACGTGAAGATGGTCCACAACGGCGTCGAGTACGCGCTGATGCAGACCTACGGCGAGGGCTTCGAACTGCTCGCCAACGGCCGCTACGACCTCGACCTGGAGGCCGTCGCGCGCACGTGGAACAACGGCGCGGTCATCCGCTCGTGGCTGCTGGAACTCTGCGAGGAGGCCTTCCGCGAGGAGGGCGTCGACCTCGGAACCGTCGCCGACCGCGTCGAGGGCGGTTCGACGGGGACGTGGACGGTCCAAGAGGCCCTCGAACAGGAGGTCCCGGTCCCGCTCATCTACCAGGCGCTGGCCGAGCGCTTCGGGTCGCGAGCCGACGACGGCCGCTTCGCCCGGCGGCTCGCCAGTCGCCTCCGGTACGGCTTCGGCCGGCACGACGTGCCGCGACGCGAGTGA
- a CDS encoding aminopeptidase: MDDRVREHARTLVDWSARIEAGDDVVVQVEEGAHDLGVAVAEALGERGANLLSTYRSDELTRAYLRAHDGEFEANPGYELALYERADSVLILSGTNNTAGTADVAGERRQAYSKARRDIREARLDTDWVSTQHPTRAMAQQAGMAYEAYRDFVYDATLRDWEALAEEQAQLKEILDDGAEVRLVADGTDLTMSIEGRTAVNSAASVAYDSHNLPSGEVFTAPEATEGVVTFDVPMTIQGRRVRDAELTFEDGSVTDFAAAQGEAVLEDVLDTDEGARRLGELGVGMNRGVDRVTDNILFDEKMGGTVHLALGRAYDACLPAGESGNESAVHVDLITSMDEGSRLEVDGDIVQEDGRFRWE, from the coding sequence ATGGACGACCGCGTACGCGAACACGCACGGACGCTCGTCGACTGGAGCGCTCGCATCGAGGCCGGCGACGACGTCGTCGTGCAGGTCGAGGAGGGCGCGCACGACCTGGGCGTCGCCGTCGCCGAGGCGCTCGGCGAGCGGGGGGCGAACCTGCTCTCGACGTACCGCTCGGACGAGCTCACGCGAGCGTACCTCCGAGCGCACGACGGCGAGTTCGAGGCGAATCCCGGCTACGAACTGGCGCTGTACGAGCGAGCCGACAGCGTCCTGATCCTCTCCGGGACGAACAACACCGCCGGCACCGCCGACGTGGCCGGCGAACGGCGACAGGCGTACTCGAAGGCTCGGCGAGATATTCGGGAAGCGCGGCTCGATACCGACTGGGTCTCGACCCAGCACCCGACGCGCGCGATGGCCCAGCAGGCCGGGATGGCCTACGAGGCCTATCGGGACTTCGTCTACGACGCGACGCTGCGGGACTGGGAGGCGCTGGCCGAGGAGCAGGCGCAGTTGAAGGAGATACTCGACGACGGAGCGGAAGTCCGCCTCGTCGCCGACGGGACGGACCTCACGATGTCGATCGAGGGCCGGACGGCCGTCAATTCCGCGGCCAGCGTCGCCTACGACTCGCACAACCTCCCCTCCGGCGAGGTGTTCACCGCGCCGGAGGCCACCGAGGGCGTCGTCACCTTCGACGTGCCGATGACGATCCAGGGCCGCCGAGTCCGCGACGCGGAACTCACCTTCGAGGACGGCTCGGTCACGGACTTTGCGGCCGCACAGGGCGAAGCGGTCCTCGAAGACGTCCTCGACACGGACGAGGGCGCACGTCGGTTGGGCGAACTCGGCGTCGGGATGAACCGCGGCGTCGACCGCGTCACCGACAACATCCTCTTCGACGAGAAGATGGGCGGCACCGTTCACCTGGCGCTCGGTCGGGCCTACGACGCCTGCCTGCCGGCGGGGGAGTCCGGCAACGAGAGCGCGGTCCACGTCGACCTCATCACGTCGATGGACGAGGGGTCGCGGCTAGAGGTGGACGGCGACATCGTACAGGAGGACGGGCGGTTTCGGTGGGAGTAG
- the rimI gene encoding ribosomal protein S18-alanine N-acetyltransferase codes for MTTVAPGGRDGTDRPGVRQAERADLLEIHRIEQASFPQPWPFSALESYLGEEGFLVAEAGTEDGVPTVAGYVIADTVPNHGTPLGHVKDLAVREEYRREGVATALLESALEAVIATGAGSVKLEVRADNDGARRLYRQFGFQHRKTIPNYYSNGEDAQVMVRLL; via the coding sequence GTGACGACGGTGGCACCGGGCGGTCGCGACGGGACCGACAGACCGGGGGTTCGACAGGCCGAGCGCGCCGACCTGCTGGAGATTCATCGCATCGAACAGGCGTCGTTCCCCCAGCCGTGGCCGTTCTCGGCATTGGAGAGCTACCTCGGCGAAGAGGGCTTTCTCGTCGCCGAGGCGGGCACCGAGGACGGCGTGCCGACGGTGGCGGGGTACGTCATCGCCGACACCGTCCCGAACCACGGGACGCCGCTGGGCCACGTCAAGGACCTCGCGGTGCGCGAGGAGTACCGACGGGAGGGCGTGGCGACGGCGCTGTTGGAGAGCGCGCTGGAGGCCGTGATAGCGACCGGTGCCGGTTCGGTCAAGCTCGAAGTGCGCGCGGACAACGACGGCGCGCGGCGGCTGTACCGGCAGTTCGGCTTCCAGCACCGCAAGACCATCCCCAACTACTACAGCAACGGCGAAGACGCGCAGGTCATGGTCCGCTTGCTGTGA
- a CDS encoding DUF5810 domain-containing protein, whose amino-acid sequence MGYACPVCDDPQADARHLANHLAFTAMTSGGDHESWLDDHVENWGQLGENELAEEVTAHAEETEFPQVFEESGVDSGHDHDHDHGRGGVPGEGDLPPGTDSHRGQRSMSDEDREVLAEARDLTREMLDNESEDGESGDEGDGTDGQRADGDATGDETE is encoded by the coding sequence ATGGGATACGCGTGCCCCGTCTGTGACGACCCGCAGGCAGACGCCCGTCACCTCGCGAACCACCTCGCGTTCACGGCGATGACCAGCGGCGGCGACCACGAGTCGTGGCTGGACGATCACGTCGAGAACTGGGGGCAGTTGGGTGAGAACGAACTGGCCGAAGAGGTCACCGCTCACGCCGAGGAGACGGAGTTCCCGCAGGTGTTCGAAGAGAGCGGCGTGGACTCCGGACACGACCACGACCACGATCACGGCCGCGGAGGCGTCCCCGGGGAGGGCGACCTGCCGCCGGGGACCGACAGCCACCGCGGCCAGCGGTCGATGAGCGACGAGGACAGAGAGGTGTTAGCCGAGGCCCGCGACCTCACGCGGGAGATGCTGGACAACGAGAGCGAGGACGGGGAGAGCGGCGACGAAGGGGACGGGACCGACGGGCAGCGCGCGGACGGCGACGCGACCGGAGACGAAACCGAATAG
- a CDS encoding DUF5809 family protein codes for METEGQFSPTTVAEAQDRYEALGPTAQVVVKEVAKAMGLDAEEYRDRVTSEVVETARDVLFAESLAVTVGTAEEFEAWAADADHEVTVVGADNVDNVVWHAPEFAEEAVAATFQSERQAAVGTLRRQAFGRIYSEVV; via the coding sequence ATGGAGACCGAGGGGCAGTTCTCGCCGACGACAGTCGCCGAGGCGCAGGACCGCTACGAGGCACTGGGACCGACCGCGCAGGTCGTCGTCAAGGAGGTGGCGAAGGCGATGGGGCTCGACGCCGAGGAGTACCGCGACCGCGTCACGAGCGAGGTCGTCGAGACGGCGCGGGACGTGCTGTTCGCCGAATCGCTCGCGGTGACCGTCGGAACAGCCGAGGAGTTCGAGGCGTGGGCGGCCGACGCCGATCACGAGGTGACCGTCGTCGGGGCCGACAACGTCGACAACGTCGTCTGGCACGCGCCCGAGTTCGCCGAGGAAGCGGTCGCGGCCACGTTCCAGTCGGAGCGCCAAGCCGCCGTCGGCACGCTCCGCCGGCAGGCGTTCGGGCGCATCTACAGCGAGGTCGTTTGA
- a CDS encoding NUDIX hydrolase: MTRDQTHEWPVVESATEYETGWYAGGYDRVRQPDGSEKNYYWAELPDAVVVVARTGDELVFVDQFRPVIREQCLELPAGIVEDGESYTTAGARELREETGFDPAGVSLLEEFWCSTGVLRHRRGIVFAEGLDPVDRNLDDNEFLSVTTVPVEDALDVARREPANDATIEGILLARADGLL; this comes from the coding sequence ATGACCCGCGACCAGACCCACGAGTGGCCAGTCGTCGAATCGGCGACGGAGTACGAGACCGGCTGGTACGCCGGCGGCTACGACCGCGTCCGGCAACCGGACGGCTCGGAGAAGAACTACTACTGGGCCGAACTCCCCGACGCCGTCGTCGTGGTGGCTCGCACCGGCGACGAACTCGTCTTCGTCGACCAGTTCCGGCCGGTCATCCGCGAGCAGTGTCTCGAACTGCCCGCCGGCATCGTCGAGGACGGCGAGTCCTACACGACGGCCGGCGCGCGCGAACTCCGCGAGGAGACCGGGTTCGACCCCGCCGGCGTCTCCCTGCTGGAGGAGTTCTGGTGTTCGACCGGCGTCCTCAGACACCGCCGGGGTATCGTCTTCGCCGAGGGACTTGACCCCGTCGACCGGAACTTAGACGACAACGAGTTCCTCTCGGTGACGACGGTCCCCGTCGAGGACGCCCTCGACGTCGCTCGCCGCGAACCGGCCAACGACGCCACCATCGAGGGGATTCTGCTCGCGCGGGCCGACGGTTTGCTGTAG
- a CDS encoding rhodanese-like domain-containing protein: MDGEINGEELRALLDEDEARVVDIRSPNAFERGHIPGSENVPFPSLVDEVERFEDEERVVTVCPKGKSSVQAARLIASYEGFDGRVDSFAPGLTGWEGALESSDDGDQTANEGPEAPF, encoded by the coding sequence ATGGACGGCGAAATCAACGGCGAGGAGCTGCGAGCGCTGCTCGACGAGGACGAGGCGCGGGTCGTGGACATCCGCTCGCCGAACGCCTTCGAGCGAGGCCACATCCCCGGCAGCGAGAACGTCCCCTTCCCGTCGCTCGTCGACGAGGTCGAACGGTTCGAGGACGAGGAGCGAGTCGTGACGGTATGCCCGAAGGGGAAGTCCAGCGTACAGGCCGCCCGGCTCATCGCCTCCTACGAGGGGTTCGACGGCCGTGTCGACAGTTTCGCGCCCGGCCTCACCGGCTGGGAGGGCGCGCTCGAATCGAGCGACGACGGAGATCAGACCGCGAACGAAGGTCCCGAAGCGCCGTTCTGA
- a CDS encoding YqjF family protein, with product MVVPLEMGWRHLLFENWPVEPSVVDAHLPDALTVDVHDGHAWLSAVPFTNVAVRPRGFPARVGIRLPELNLRTYVTCDGEPGVYFFTLDAQGLLSVAGARLFQHLPYRYARISLELDDGRVRFASRRCQPGTRPARYEATYWPTGEPFAAPEDPLAEFLVERYRFFTESPDGTLRYTGVDHDPWTLYPATADIETDTLLTAEGFARPDADPVYYYSPGLDVEAAVSRRWSEFPGDA from the coding sequence ATGGTCGTCCCGCTGGAGATGGGGTGGCGACACCTCCTGTTCGAGAACTGGCCCGTCGAGCCGTCGGTCGTCGACGCCCACCTGCCGGACGCGCTCACCGTCGACGTCCACGACGGGCACGCGTGGCTCTCGGCCGTTCCGTTCACCAACGTCGCGGTGCGGCCGCGGGGGTTTCCCGCCCGCGTCGGCATCCGCCTGCCCGAACTCAACCTGCGGACGTACGTCACCTGCGACGGCGAACCCGGCGTCTACTTCTTCACCCTCGACGCGCAGGGCCTGCTGAGTGTGGCGGGCGCGCGCCTCTTTCAGCACCTCCCCTATCGCTACGCTCGCATCTCTCTGGAACTGGACGACGGCCGAGTGCGGTTCGCCAGCCGTCGGTGTCAGCCGGGCACGCGCCCCGCGCGGTACGAGGCGACCTACTGGCCGACCGGCGAACCGTTCGCGGCCCCCGAGGACCCGCTCGCCGAGTTCCTCGTCGAGCGCTACCGCTTCTTCACGGAGTCCCCCGACGGGACCCTCCGCTACACCGGCGTCGACCACGACCCGTGGACGCTCTATCCCGCGACCGCGGACATCGAGACCGACACGCTTCTGACCGCCGAGGGGTTCGCCCGCCCGGACGCCGACCCGGTGTACTACTACAGTCCGGGACTGGACGTCGAGGCGGCCGTGAGCCGGCGGTGGTCGGAGTTCCCGGGAGACGCCTGA